In Gossypium arboreum isolate Shixiya-1 chromosome 6, ASM2569848v2, whole genome shotgun sequence, the following are encoded in one genomic region:
- the LOC108484441 gene encoding probable CCR4-associated factor 1 homolog 6: MSLLPKSDSIHIREVWDDNVEEEFALIRDIVDDYPYVAMDTEFPGIVLRPVGYFKSSYDYHYQTLKDNVDMLKLVQLGLTFSDEKGNLPTCGTDKYCIWQFNFREFNVNEDVFANDSIELLRQSGIDFKKNNEKGIDAMRFGELLMSSGIVLNDNVHWVTFHSGYDFGYLLKLLTCQNLPDTQVGFFSLINIYFPTLYDIKHLMKYCNSLHGGLNKLAELLEVERVGICHQAGSDSLLTACTFRKLKENFFSGSLEKYSGVLYGLGVENGQNTY; this comes from the coding sequence ATGTCTTTATTGCCAAAGAGCGATTCAATTCATATCCGTGAGGTATGGGATGATAACGTTGAGGAAGAATTTGCTTTGATTCGTGATATAGTTGATGATTATCCTTATGTTGCCATGGATACTGAATTCCCAGGCATTGTATTACGTCCCGTAGGTTATTTCAAAAGCAGTTATGATTATCACTATCAAACTTTGAAAGACAATGTTGATATGTTAAAACTTGTTCAATTAGGTCTTACTTTCTCAGATGAGAAAGGGAACTTACCTACATGTGGAACTGATAAATACTGCATTTGGCAATTCAATTTCCGCGAATTTAACGTCAACGAAGACGTGTTCGCTAACGATTCTATCGAGCTTTTAAGACAAAGTGGGATTGATTTCAAGAAAAACAATGAAAAGGGTATTGATGCAATGAGATTTGGTGAACTTTTAATGTCATCagggattgttttgaatgataatGTGCATTGGGTTACTTTCCATAGTGGTTACGATTTCGGGTATTTGCTTAAGCTCTTAACTTGCCAGAATTTGCCAGATACACAAGTTGGATTCTTTAGTTTGATAAACATTTACTTTCCCACTTTGTATGATATCAAACATTTGATGAAGTACTGCAATAGTTTGCACGGTGGATTGAATAAGCTCGCGGAGTTATTGGAAGTGGAAAGAGTTGGGATTTGTCATCAAGCAGGTTCGGATAGTTTGCTCACGGCTTGTACATTCAGGAAACTGAAAGAGAATTTCTTTAGTGGTTCGTTGGAAAAGTATTCCGGTGTGTTATATGGTTTAGGTGTTGAGAATGGACAGAATACGTATTga
- the LOC108486767 gene encoding Golgi SNAP receptor complex member 1-1: MEVPVSWDALRKQARKLEAQLDEQMNSYRKLVSSKASTKNDSEENDIESGIDRLLKQLQQVNMKMQDWVSSGGSEMVSHTLTRHQEILQDLTQEFYRLRSSLRAKQEHASLLEDFREFDRTRLDLEEGVGSTEQALLKEHAAISRNTGHMDNVISQAQATLGALVLQRSTFGGINSKLSNVSSRLPTVNQILSAIKRKKSMDTIILSLVASVCTFLIFIYWLSK; encoded by the exons ATGGAAGTGCCTGTCTCATGGGATGCTCTACGCAAACAG GCAAGGAAACTTGAAGCTCAGTTGGATGAGCAAATGAATTCATATCGTAAGTTGGTCTCCAGTAAGGCTTCGACCAAAAATGACTCGGAAGAGAATGATATTGAATCTGGTATCGACCGACTACTAAAACAGCTACAACAAGTAAATATGAAAATGCAAGACTGGGTCTCATCTGGTGGATCTGAAATGGTTTCTCATACCTTGACTAGGCATCAGGAAATTCTTCAAGATCTTACTCAG GAGTTCTATCGTCTTCGCTCTAGCCTTAGAGCTAAACAAGAACACGCTTCTCTACTGGAGGATTTTAGGGAATTTGATCGGACTAGATTAGACTTGGAAGAAGGTGTTGGTTCCACAGAACAGGCTCTACTTAAGGAGCATGCGGCCATCAGTCGAAATACAGGACAT ATGGATAATGTTATTTCACAAGCTCAAGCAACTCTTGGTGCACTTGTCCTTCAACGTTCTACTTTTGGGGGGATTAATTCAAAGCTCAGCAATGTTAGCAGCCGCCTACCAACG GTAAATCAGATTCTGTCTGCAATAAAGAGGAAAAAGTCTATGGATACCATCATTCTCTCTCTGGTTGCATCTGTATGCACATTTCTTATCTTCATCTACTGGTTGAGCAAGTGA